One Shewanella sp. MR-4 DNA window includes the following coding sequences:
- the ygfZ gene encoding tRNA-modifying protein YgfZ, which produces MTIAVSTPTWDLDASMPPLMLANLSHLGLIKVVGEQGRSFIHGQVTTDISSLEANQWRWGAHCDPKGKMLASFRTFAIQDVLLMLMPKDTLELDLPQLQKYAVFSKATLSNASDEWTLLGVAGEQAVPFVTQHFGEITEELTLVEHGAILKDADRFILVLQPEAATALVGEHTVFDASAWQALEITAGYPNLAPSHANQYVPQMCNLQAINGISFNKGCYMGQETVARMKYRGGNKRALYILQGTTALTINLESVIEIALEDGYRKGGQIIEFVQRGNQVLLTAVLANDTQNNAKLRFADDEQSSLGIQALPYSLEEE; this is translated from the coding sequence ATGACTATTGCAGTTTCGACACCCACTTGGGATCTGGACGCCTCAATGCCTCCACTTATGCTCGCCAACCTATCCCACCTCGGCCTCATCAAAGTGGTCGGCGAACAGGGTCGCAGTTTTATCCATGGCCAAGTCACCACGGATATCAGCTCACTCGAAGCCAACCAATGGCGCTGGGGCGCACATTGCGACCCTAAGGGTAAGATGCTCGCCAGCTTCCGCACCTTCGCCATCCAAGATGTGCTGTTGATGCTGATGCCAAAGGACACCCTAGAGCTAGACCTGCCGCAACTGCAAAAATATGCGGTATTTAGTAAGGCGACACTGAGCAATGCCTCTGACGAGTGGACCTTACTCGGTGTGGCGGGCGAACAAGCAGTGCCGTTTGTGACTCAACACTTCGGTGAAATCACTGAAGAACTCACACTGGTTGAACATGGCGCCATCCTAAAGGATGCAGACCGTTTTATTCTGGTGCTACAGCCAGAAGCGGCAACGGCCTTAGTGGGCGAGCACACAGTCTTTGATGCCAGCGCTTGGCAAGCGTTAGAAATCACCGCAGGTTACCCTAACCTAGCACCAAGCCATGCCAATCAGTATGTTCCGCAGATGTGTAATCTACAGGCGATCAACGGCATTAGCTTTAACAAAGGCTGCTACATGGGCCAAGAAACCGTTGCCCGGATGAAATACCGTGGTGGTAACAAGCGCGCACTCTATATTCTTCAGGGCACCACAGCATTAACGATTAATTTAGAAAGCGTTATCGAGATTGCATTAGAAGATGGCTACCGCAAGGGCGGACAAATTATTGAGTTCGTGCAGCGTGGCAATCAAGTGTTACTGACCGCCGTGCTCGCAAACGATACCCAGAATAATGCCAAGCTGCGTTTCGCTGATGACGAGCAATCCAGCTTAGGGATCCAAGCGCTGCCCTACTCGCTCGAAGAGGAATAG
- the serA gene encoding phosphoglycerate dehydrogenase — MAKHSLDKDKIKILLLEGVHQSAVDVFERAGYTNIEYHKASLGDEALLESIKDAHFVGIRSRTQLTADVLKRAEKLIAIGCFCIGTNQVDLATAELLGIPVFNAPFSNTRSVAELVLGEIIMLMRGIPERNAIAHRGGWMKTAAGSYEVRGKTLGVIGYGHIGTQLGILAETLGMRVVFFDIEDKLPLGNAQQIHSMEQLLAQSDVVSLHVPETAQTKDMISAAEFAAMRKGSIFINASRGTVVDIDALTVALKERHLAGAAIDVFPVEPQSNDDEFISPLRGLDNVLLTPHVGGSTAEAQENIGIEVAGKLAKYSDNGSTVSAVNFPEVSLPMHKGISRLLHIHQNRPGVLIKINKAFSEKGINIAAQYLQTTAEIGYVVMEVDTHQAEEALVELKAIEGTLRTRVLF, encoded by the coding sequence ATGGCGAAACATTCGCTGGACAAGGATAAGATCAAGATCCTGTTGTTGGAAGGCGTCCACCAATCTGCGGTCGATGTATTTGAACGTGCTGGATACACCAATATCGAGTATCACAAAGCCTCCTTAGGTGATGAAGCCCTGCTCGAGTCCATCAAAGATGCTCACTTTGTTGGTATTCGTTCCCGTACCCAATTGACCGCTGACGTGTTAAAACGTGCCGAAAAACTGATTGCGATTGGTTGTTTCTGTATCGGCACTAACCAGGTGGATCTGGCGACCGCCGAATTGCTCGGTATCCCGGTATTTAACGCACCGTTTTCTAATACCCGCAGCGTAGCTGAACTGGTATTAGGCGAAATCATCATGTTGATGCGCGGCATTCCTGAGCGTAATGCGATTGCCCACCGTGGTGGCTGGATGAAGACAGCCGCAGGCAGTTACGAAGTCCGTGGCAAAACCTTAGGTGTGATAGGTTATGGCCATATTGGTACTCAGCTAGGGATCTTGGCTGAAACCTTAGGTATGCGCGTGGTGTTTTTCGATATCGAAGACAAACTGCCATTAGGTAACGCTCAGCAAATCCATTCGATGGAACAATTACTGGCACAGTCCGATGTGGTGAGCTTACACGTCCCTGAGACAGCGCAAACTAAAGATATGATCAGCGCAGCAGAATTTGCAGCCATGCGTAAAGGCAGCATCTTCATCAACGCCTCACGCGGCACTGTGGTTGATATCGATGCCCTGACGGTTGCCCTTAAAGAGCGTCACCTTGCGGGCGCGGCAATCGACGTATTCCCTGTCGAGCCACAATCGAATGATGATGAATTTATCAGCCCATTACGTGGCTTAGACAATGTGCTATTGACCCCGCACGTGGGCGGCAGTACTGCTGAAGCCCAAGAAAATATCGGTATCGAAGTGGCTGGTAAGTTAGCCAAATACTCAGATAACGGTTCGACCGTTTCTGCGGTTAACTTCCCTGAAGTGTCGCTGCCAATGCACAAAGGCATTTCGCGCTTGCTGCACATTCACCAAAACCGTCCTGGCGTGCTGATCAAAATCAACAAAGCTTTCTCTGAAAAAGGCATCAACATTGCCGCTCAGTATCTGCAAACCACTGCTGAAATCGGTTATGTGGTGATGGAAGTCGATACTCACCAAGCCGAGGAAGCACTGGTCGAACTTAAGGCCATTGAAGGCACTCTGCGCACCCGCGTATTGTTCTAA
- a CDS encoding DUF2238 domain-containing protein, which translates to MNNKIAWCGIYLSVLIWSAIKPADPFTWWLEALPALVAVPLLFFTRKRFPLTPLVYFLVLVHCCVLFVGAHYTYAEVPLFDTIAQWMGSERNNYDKVGHFAQGFIPAMLAREIMLRNQAVKPGAWCAFLVTCFVLAFSAFYELIEWWVAAATGEGAEAFLGTQGYVWDTQSDMFLALIGAIVALISLSRVQDKQIAKLVGQA; encoded by the coding sequence TTGAATAACAAAATTGCTTGGTGCGGTATTTACCTCTCAGTTTTAATATGGTCGGCGATAAAACCCGCAGATCCATTCACTTGGTGGCTCGAAGCCTTGCCCGCATTAGTGGCCGTGCCCTTACTCTTTTTTACCCGCAAGCGTTTCCCGCTGACGCCCTTAGTGTATTTTTTGGTACTGGTACATTGCTGTGTGTTGTTTGTTGGCGCGCACTATACCTACGCCGAAGTGCCGCTGTTTGACACTATTGCCCAGTGGATGGGCAGCGAGCGCAATAACTACGACAAGGTTGGGCATTTTGCTCAAGGCTTTATTCCTGCCATGCTAGCCCGTGAGATTATGTTACGTAATCAAGCTGTTAAGCCTGGTGCTTGGTGTGCCTTTTTAGTCACCTGCTTTGTGTTGGCCTTTAGTGCCTTCTATGAACTGATTGAATGGTGGGTGGCCGCTGCAACTGGCGAAGGCGCCGAGGCCTTCTTAGGCACTCAGGGTTATGTGTGGGACACGCAATCGGATATGTTTTTAGCCCTAATAGGTGCCATTGTCGCGTTAATCAGTTTATCGCGTGTTCAGGATAAGCAAATAGCCAAACTTGTCGGTCAAGCTTAA
- a CDS encoding two-component system response regulator yields MDKATILVVDDTPENIDILVGILGEDYKVKVAIDGPRALALVAKTLPDLILLDVMMPGMNGYEVCKLLKQEPLTCHIPVIFVTALSEVADETQGFELGAVDYITKPVSAPVVKARVRTHLALYDQKRLLEQQVKERTQELEETRFEIIRRLGRAAEYKDNETGLHVVRMSHYARLLAVKLGLPSTFCELLYNAAPMHDIGKIGTPDAVLKKPGKLDADEWEIMQQHAAIGAEIIGEHGDPLLQMARRIALTHHEKWDGSGYPNGLSGENIPIEGRIVAIADVFDALTSQRPYKEPWTIEATVELLESQAGKHFDPKLVDEFKQILPEVIAIRDTYLEH; encoded by the coding sequence ATGGATAAGGCAACAATATTGGTCGTCGATGATACCCCGGAAAATATCGATATTTTAGTGGGCATACTCGGTGAGGATTATAAGGTCAAGGTGGCGATTGATGGACCAAGAGCACTCGCCCTTGTCGCCAAAACCCTACCGGATTTGATTTTACTCGACGTGATGATGCCCGGCATGAATGGTTATGAGGTGTGTAAGCTGCTTAAGCAGGAACCTCTAACTTGCCATATACCAGTGATTTTTGTGACCGCATTGTCTGAGGTGGCCGATGAGACCCAAGGGTTTGAATTAGGTGCCGTCGATTACATCACTAAGCCTGTTAGCGCCCCCGTGGTTAAAGCGCGGGTACGAACCCACCTCGCACTTTACGATCAAAAGCGCCTACTAGAGCAACAGGTGAAAGAGCGTACTCAAGAGCTTGAAGAAACCCGCTTCGAAATTATCCGTCGTTTAGGCCGCGCCGCCGAATACAAAGACAACGAAACGGGCCTGCACGTGGTGCGTATGAGCCATTATGCACGGCTGCTGGCCGTGAAATTAGGCTTGCCTAGCACCTTCTGTGAGCTGTTGTATAACGCCGCGCCCATGCATGACATCGGGAAAATCGGCACGCCCGATGCGGTGCTGAAAAAGCCCGGTAAGCTCGATGCCGATGAGTGGGAAATCATGCAACAACATGCCGCCATTGGCGCCGAGATCATTGGCGAACATGGCGATCCACTGCTGCAAATGGCGCGGCGCATCGCCTTAACCCACCACGAAAAATGGGACGGTTCGGGTTATCCCAATGGCTTATCGGGGGAGAATATTCCCATCGAGGGGCGGATAGTCGCGATAGCGGACGTTTTCGATGCGTTAACATCTCAGCGGCCTTACAAGGAGCCTTGGACCATTGAAGCCACGGTGGAGTTGCTCGAAAGCCAAGCGGGCAAACACTTTGACCCTAAGCTGGTGGACGAGTTTAAGCAAATTCTGCCCGAGGTGATTGCGATTCGAGATACTTATCTCGAACATTAA
- a CDS encoding helix-turn-helix transcriptional regulator has product MNTINELVFLHQVAAPCHLAILAESIGLKTRIVKQASELNLDKGQRSFCLIAQKGAALDNKGIPLLASRLVPHVPVALYQVERNSLDQESAMLLGIRGLLFADQRMDLMLTGLRKMVADELWYDRTLLSKMFRRVVQKLDGQNDMPADTVAMLQALTSRERTIIQFVSSGARNKEIAHRLCISEHTVKAHISSIFRKTQSRNRVELLRWAQTYQTHFEFCS; this is encoded by the coding sequence GTGAATACTATCAACGAGTTAGTTTTTCTGCATCAAGTGGCTGCGCCTTGCCATTTAGCGATACTCGCAGAATCTATCGGATTAAAAACACGGATTGTTAAACAGGCTTCCGAGCTAAATTTAGATAAAGGGCAACGCAGTTTTTGCCTTATCGCCCAAAAAGGCGCTGCCTTAGATAATAAAGGCATTCCGCTGTTGGCCTCACGTCTGGTGCCCCATGTTCCCGTCGCTTTGTATCAAGTCGAGCGTAATTCCTTAGACCAAGAGTCAGCCATGTTGCTGGGGATCCGCGGTCTGTTATTTGCGGATCAGCGGATGGATTTGATGCTAACGGGGCTGCGCAAAATGGTGGCCGATGAGCTTTGGTACGATAGAACCTTACTCAGTAAGATGTTTCGCCGGGTGGTGCAAAAGTTGGATGGGCAAAATGATATGCCCGCCGATACCGTTGCCATGTTGCAAGCGCTTACCTCAAGGGAGCGAACCATTATTCAGTTCGTCTCTAGCGGCGCGCGTAATAAGGAAATCGCCCATCGACTCTGCATCAGTGAACATACGGTGAAGGCGCATATTTCCTCTATTTTCCGTAAGACCCAGTCCCGCAATCGTGTTGAGCTATTGCGTTGGGCTCAGACCTATCAAACACATTTTGAGTTTTGCAGTTAA
- a CDS encoding PAS domain S-box protein, with translation MDKSKLRTFRSKILSHIALPLILIMAAVYGINAWFNYLSAESKLYDSLAQASNHSAYRLQLLLEHAQINTQGMADFIGFITNKEDISNSEKIKRILTNRLERNPDFYGSAVAFKPYTFANKKLFSPYVFRDGDDFHYLDIGAEGYDYTDGSWDWWSKAINQAGGYWSKVYFDEGAGNTLMVTYSVPFGPENAYFGVATVDLALNQLPEQLGVSPSQLVVLDDQGRLIFHSDKEKVLAMTSAEWLDRNTRQNKDFWALLDKGVNGQARFVDDKNLVYLASVASVAKHKWRVIVMVPEQQLLSTLLDDMASVVLNLSLLTLLLILTCYIAAKRLTRPLEMLESGILAFGQGKTQQLAIPNGAVSEIVTLSSTFNQMAELLAEREQAILDSRGNRFARLIDGMSDKSFYCSLDASGQLAQVSEGVTKVLGMSPELLKRKYQRLFTANPLNEKNWEYTDLALKGQNVPSHQVELLDAGGHPRRLDLFMQPLVSDTGELMSVEMLFTDVTEQFSAAAWSNAVLEAAPEAMLIVDQMGLIVFSNTRCQILFGYEASAMLGLQVESLLPEALRSNHARDRLQFLREGRDRPMANAKHVRALKADGGEFVAEIALSILPADNEGRRQVAASIRDMTQKLAVEQKIRDSELRFRGLVTNIPGAVYRTRIGDVWVMEYVSENIADITGYAASQFIENRQRTFESLILEEDRALCHQHIDRALAQQETFEVEYRIRHRDGSVRWVHEKGKASYTDEGFPLWFDGSIDDITESKLALVELESSRQQLTNITESIPCTVYQLRWISPVDRTFTFLSGAAYHMLGLHRDDLLKDFNIIAERIFDEERSEVVRALAGKSEDKLQWVREFRYRHPNGSTRWMEAGASGHICDDGAIIWNGYVMDITERKAMEEELAVSEAHFKALFDGSTIGIVNIDAKGVILDCNDQYCEDMGQSRESLCGMSIFEVLSLQDKETAKAQFKELAEGRVDHYRGERSFIRPNGEPLWMTVNVSALFDSQKRFESAVVSMVDMTELKLLSDELLVAKEEADAASKAKGDFLANMSHEIRTPMNAIIGMSQLCLQTELDKKQKNYVEKIERASKSLLSIINDILDFSKIEAGKLDIESVPFQLDTMLEDLSDMFSEKAAHKQLELLFAVAPNVPRHLFGDSLRLGQVLINLMNNAIKFTERGEVLLSLNLVEQQNDDVVLRFSVRDSGIGLTAEQQAKLFKSFSQADTSTTRKYGGTGLGLAICKQLVELMGGTIGVESQFGHGSTFYFTVKLQISSGQKLTVAQELEGMSILVADDNATARDIMRTTLESMGFRVDTVRSGEEAVTRCSQQEYAVALIDWKMPNLDGIETAKQIKQLAKNAPRILMVSAHATQEFLSQIEALGLAGYISKPISASRLLDGIMNSLGRAGVLPVRRNSESIDPKLLLPLKGKRILLVEDNEMNLEVATEFLEQVGIILSIATNGQIALDKLAQQSFDLVLMDCQMPVMDGYQATQAIRKRPELAELPVIAMTANAMAGDKEMCLKAGMNDHIAKPIEVNLLYQTLLKYLGAGVLPTEAASPNQLVEIPVKPINLDSKSVVKWPEHPELDIDRGLQLVQNSTRLYQRIFDRFVTSQRNVVELINKALANDKRDDAVRMAHTLKGLAGNLSSSKLVELARQLELHLSEKTEYQTELDQIQVLVASICEAIERVNPQFEEPTQSATEHLSQEALVSALNQLRQSLEDADSDAVTQIDALKPQVSSKLWQQLSPALTMINQYQFDEAVDLIDEVLAELA, from the coding sequence ATGGACAAAAGTAAACTTCGTACTTTTCGCAGCAAGATCTTATCCCATATTGCGCTGCCATTGATTCTAATCATGGCAGCCGTTTATGGTATTAATGCTTGGTTTAATTATCTTTCTGCCGAGAGCAAGCTTTACGATTCCTTAGCTCAGGCATCCAACCATTCCGCCTATCGCCTACAACTGCTACTCGAGCATGCGCAGATCAATACTCAAGGAATGGCGGATTTTATTGGGTTTATCACCAATAAAGAAGACATCAGTAACAGCGAGAAAATCAAACGGATACTCACCAATCGCCTCGAACGCAACCCCGATTTTTACGGCTCTGCCGTTGCCTTTAAGCCATACACTTTTGCAAATAAAAAACTCTTTTCTCCCTATGTTTTCCGTGATGGTGATGACTTCCATTACTTAGATATTGGCGCCGAAGGCTATGACTACACAGACGGCTCTTGGGATTGGTGGTCTAAGGCGATTAATCAAGCGGGAGGATATTGGTCTAAGGTTTACTTTGATGAAGGAGCCGGCAACACCTTAATGGTGACCTATTCTGTCCCCTTTGGTCCTGAAAATGCTTACTTTGGGGTAGCGACTGTCGATTTAGCCCTAAATCAATTACCCGAGCAGCTAGGTGTGTCACCGAGTCAGTTAGTGGTGCTCGATGATCAAGGACGGCTCATCTTCCACAGCGATAAAGAAAAAGTGCTCGCGATGACTTCGGCCGAATGGCTAGATAGGAATACTCGTCAGAATAAAGACTTTTGGGCGCTATTGGATAAGGGGGTGAATGGCCAAGCACGGTTTGTGGATGACAAGAACCTAGTCTACCTCGCCAGCGTTGCATCGGTCGCTAAGCATAAGTGGCGCGTGATTGTCATGGTGCCCGAGCAACAACTATTGTCTACGCTATTGGATGATATGGCCTCCGTGGTACTCAACCTCAGTTTACTGACGCTGCTGCTGATATTGACCTGCTATATCGCCGCGAAACGTCTGACGAGGCCGCTTGAAATGCTGGAGTCTGGTATTTTGGCCTTCGGTCAGGGGAAAACTCAACAATTAGCGATCCCTAACGGAGCCGTCAGTGAAATAGTCACCTTAAGCAGCACCTTTAATCAGATGGCGGAACTCCTCGCCGAACGTGAACAGGCGATTTTAGATTCCCGTGGAAATCGCTTTGCACGGTTAATCGACGGTATGAGTGATAAGTCATTCTACTGCTCGCTCGACGCTTCAGGGCAGCTGGCTCAGGTGAGTGAGGGGGTTACTAAGGTCTTAGGTATGTCGCCTGAGCTACTCAAGCGCAAGTATCAAAGATTATTTACCGCCAATCCCTTAAATGAAAAGAATTGGGAATATACAGACTTGGCCCTCAAGGGACAAAACGTACCCTCTCATCAAGTGGAATTACTCGATGCGGGTGGTCATCCGCGCAGGCTCGATCTCTTTATGCAGCCCCTAGTCTCAGATACGGGCGAGCTGATGTCGGTAGAGATGTTATTTACCGATGTGACAGAGCAGTTCTCCGCCGCGGCTTGGTCTAATGCCGTGCTCGAAGCGGCACCAGAGGCCATGTTAATCGTGGACCAAATGGGATTAATTGTCTTCAGCAATACTCGCTGCCAAATTCTCTTCGGTTACGAAGCCAGCGCAATGTTAGGGCTGCAGGTCGAATCATTATTGCCAGAAGCATTGCGTAGTAACCATGCCCGCGATCGCCTGCAATTTTTGCGTGAAGGGCGCGATCGCCCCATGGCCAATGCAAAGCATGTGCGGGCGCTCAAAGCCGATGGCGGGGAGTTTGTCGCCGAAATCGCCTTGAGTATTTTACCTGCCGATAACGAGGGGCGTCGCCAAGTGGCGGCTTCGATTCGGGATATGACCCAGAAGTTAGCCGTCGAGCAGAAAATTCGTGACAGCGAATTAAGGTTCCGCGGTCTGGTGACGAATATTCCCGGCGCCGTCTATCGTACCCGCATAGGCGATGTGTGGGTGATGGAATATGTCAGTGAAAACATTGCTGATATTACAGGTTATGCCGCAAGCCAGTTTATTGAGAATCGTCAACGCACCTTTGAATCGCTGATCTTGGAAGAAGATCGTGCCCTGTGCCATCAACATATCGATAGGGCGCTGGCGCAGCAGGAAACCTTTGAAGTGGAATACCGCATTCGCCATCGCGACGGCAGTGTGCGTTGGGTACATGAAAAGGGCAAGGCGAGTTATACCGATGAGGGCTTCCCGCTGTGGTTCGATGGCAGTATCGATGATATTACCGAGAGTAAGCTGGCTCTGGTCGAGCTTGAGAGTTCACGTCAGCAATTAACCAATATTACAGAGTCGATCCCTTGTACTGTGTATCAGTTGCGCTGGATTTCACCTGTCGATCGCACCTTTACCTTCTTATCTGGCGCGGCGTATCACATGCTTGGCTTACATCGCGATGATTTACTTAAAGATTTCAATATCATTGCCGAGCGGATTTTTGATGAAGAACGCTCAGAGGTTGTGCGTGCCTTAGCGGGCAAGAGTGAGGATAAATTGCAGTGGGTGCGTGAGTTCCGTTATCGCCACCCTAATGGCAGCACCCGTTGGATGGAGGCGGGAGCCAGCGGTCATATTTGCGATGATGGCGCCATTATCTGGAATGGCTATGTGATGGATATTACCGAACGCAAAGCCATGGAAGAAGAGCTTGCAGTGAGTGAAGCGCACTTTAAGGCATTGTTTGATGGCTCCACCATTGGCATTGTGAACATCGATGCTAAAGGGGTAATCCTCGATTGTAACGACCAATATTGTGAAGACATGGGCCAGTCCCGTGAGTCACTCTGCGGCATGTCGATTTTCGAGGTTTTAAGCCTACAGGATAAAGAAACCGCCAAGGCGCAGTTTAAGGAACTGGCGGAGGGCCGAGTCGATCATTATCGCGGTGAGCGAAGCTTTATTCGCCCCAATGGTGAACCGCTGTGGATGACGGTCAATGTGTCGGCACTCTTCGATAGCCAGAAACGGTTTGAATCGGCCGTGGTCAGTATGGTCGATATGACGGAGTTAAAACTGCTGTCTGACGAGCTGTTAGTCGCGAAGGAAGAGGCGGATGCAGCGAGTAAAGCCAAGGGTGACTTCCTCGCCAACATGTCCCACGAAATCCGTACGCCAATGAATGCGATTATCGGTATGTCGCAGCTTTGTTTGCAGACGGAACTCGATAAGAAGCAGAAAAATTATGTGGAGAAAATTGAGCGCGCCTCAAAATCCTTGCTCTCCATCATTAACGACATCCTCGACTTCTCCAAAATTGAAGCCGGTAAGTTAGATATCGAATCGGTTCCCTTCCAGCTCGATACTATGCTGGAAGATCTCAGCGATATGTTCTCCGAGAAAGCGGCCCATAAACAGCTTGAACTGTTGTTTGCAGTGGCGCCGAATGTGCCTAGGCACCTGTTTGGCGATTCGCTACGCCTTGGGCAAGTGCTGATCAACTTGATGAACAACGCAATTAAGTTTACCGAGCGGGGCGAAGTGTTGTTATCGCTCAACTTGGTTGAGCAGCAAAATGATGATGTGGTGCTGCGCTTTAGTGTGCGCGACAGCGGTATCGGCTTAACCGCCGAGCAGCAGGCCAAACTGTTTAAATCCTTCAGTCAGGCCGACACCTCGACCACCCGTAAATATGGTGGCACAGGCTTAGGGTTGGCGATTTGTAAGCAGTTAGTCGAACTGATGGGCGGCACTATTGGGGTTGAAAGCCAGTTCGGCCACGGCAGTACCTTCTACTTTACCGTTAAGTTGCAGATTTCTAGCGGTCAAAAGCTGACGGTTGCGCAAGAACTCGAAGGTATGTCAATTCTGGTTGCCGATGATAATGCCACCGCCCGTGACATCATGCGCACCACATTAGAGAGCATGGGCTTTAGGGTGGATACGGTGCGCTCCGGTGAAGAGGCTGTAACGCGTTGTAGCCAGCAGGAATATGCCGTCGCCCTGATCGACTGGAAAATGCCGAATCTTGACGGAATAGAAACGGCTAAGCAAATCAAACAATTGGCGAAGAACGCACCGCGGATCTTGATGGTGTCGGCCCATGCTACCCAAGAGTTCTTAAGCCAAATTGAAGCGTTGGGCTTGGCGGGCTATATCAGTAAACCCATCAGTGCCTCGCGGTTGCTCGATGGTATTATGAATTCCCTTGGTCGAGCTGGCGTCCTGCCTGTCAGACGTAACAGTGAGAGCATAGATCCTAAACTCCTGCTGCCGCTTAAGGGCAAACGTATCCTCTTGGTGGAGGATAACGAGATGAACCTTGAGGTGGCCACCGAGTTTTTAGAGCAAGTGGGGATTATCTTATCCATCGCCACCAACGGTCAGATAGCGCTCGATAAGCTGGCGCAGCAGAGCTTCGATCTGGTGTTGATGGATTGCCAGATGCCAGTGATGGACGGTTATCAGGCCACTCAGGCGATTAGAAAACGGCCAGAACTTGCCGAGTTGCCCGTGATTGCGATGACGGCTAATGCGATGGCGGGTGATAAGGAAATGTGTTTAAAAGCAGGGATGAATGACCATATCGCTAAGCCGATAGAGGTCAACTTGCTGTATCAAACCCTGCTTAAATACTTAGGTGCCGGTGTGCTACCGACCGAAGCTGCTTCTCCTAATCAATTGGTTGAAATCCCCGTTAAACCTATCAATCTGGATTCAAAGTCCGTCGTAAAATGGCCTGAACATCCGGAATTAGATATCGATAGGGGGTTACAGTTAGTTCAAAACTCAACCCGCCTTTATCAGCGGATATTTGATCGTTTTGTGACCAGTCAACGTAATGTGGTTGAGTTGATTAATAAAGCGCTCGCCAACGACAAGCGTGACGATGCCGTGCGGATGGCGCATACCTTAAAGGGGCTAGCGGGTAACTTAAGTTCCAGCAAGCTGGTGGAATTGGCGCGTCAACTGGAGCTGCACCTCAGCGAAAAGACGGAATACCAGACGGAGTTGGACCAAATCCAAGTCTTAGTCGCGTCGATTTGTGAAGCCATTGAGCGGGTTAACCCTCAGTTTGAAGAGCCAACTCAATCGGCGACAGAGCACTTGTCCCAGGAGGCGCTGGTGAGTGCCTTAAACCAATTGCGTCAAAGCTTGGAGGATGCCGATTCCGATGCGGTGACACAAATTGATGCATTAAAACCCCAAGTGAGTAGCAAGTTATGGCAGCAACTCAGCCCTGCGCTGACTATGATTAATCAGTATCAGTTCGATGAAGCGGTGGATTTGATTGATGAAGTGCTTGCGGAATTAGCATGA